From Candidatus Xianfuyuplasma coldseepsis:
TCCATTAATCTTCCTCCTTTTAATTGAAGGTTTATGTCACAACAAACAATAAAAAAGGCGTCGACGAAAACTCGTCAACACCTTTGTCGTTATCTGTTATTTTTGTGCTTGCTGTACAATAAACCTAGTTGTTTATGGTTTCATTATACGGTCAAAGAAATCCTGTATCAATAGTTTTTTTGATGTAAACGTTTTAAGAGAATCTCTTACTTGTGCCCTTCTTCTGGTACAATACAGATAAATTTAAGTGGTTTTTCACCAACATTTTTAAATTGATGAATCGTATCGGAGGGTACATATGCGTATGATCCACTCGTGATTTGATACTCCTGATGATCAATCATGAGCGACCCAACGCCATCAATAATATAATTAATATGGGGCCAGGGATGTTGGTGTTTCGGTGTGTATCCATCAATTCCTACTTCAAACACTCGCATGACATGACCGTCCCAACCTTCTTTGGGGGAGACGAGTACCTTCATCATGACGTCTTGGACTTGTGAAGATTCAATTACTTTTCCGTCTAATTTCTCAAGATGTCCTACTATCATCGTATCATCCTTTCTATTCTACATTCAGTATACCATAATCGAAAAAAAGCGGAATGCACTGTGCATTCCGTTTCTTGTTATTCCGCTTCTTTTTGTTCTTCTTCTAGTTCTTCTTCAGCGATATCTTCTTCGACAGGTGCTGCTTCAACTGGTGTTTCTTCTTTTGGTTTTTCACCCAACGTCTTTTCTAAGAAAGCTCCTGCTTTACCAACGTATTTGCATACTACCGCAGTACCTTTTTCGGTCGTAGATGGTAGAAATACAGCAAGTACGTAGATGACTAATGCAAGGATTTCAAGATAGAATCCCAGTGATAAAGTAACCGACATATCTCCGGTTGCCCACCAGATTAACGAGAGTAAGATGGCCATAAAGATGGCAACAACAAACCGTGCAATCTTTTGTAATGAAGGTCGATAATGAAGTGAAAATAGTCCGAATAAAACAACTGCTGCAATAACGAGTTTAAAGATCCATGCACCACCAAAGTAATTAATGGTTACCGCAAAATAAATGGTTCCAGATAGCGTTTGTCCTTCTCCTTCAAACAATGGAAAGAACATAAAAATATAGAACAATACCAATGAATAAGTTGCTAACTTTTTACTTGTGTTCATACCTATCCTCCTAATTATATCTAATTCTATAATAGTATACTAGTAGTTAGTGTGTAAAGTATAATTTAGAATTTCCTCCAAATAAAAAAGGATGATAATCATCCTTTTAGTTCATGTTGTAATATAATTCCATTGTCAAATCGTATCTTACCAAGGGCTGCGTAGTTGATAATATAGATGGTATATACGTATAAGACAGCAAGAACAAACATAATATACACCTGGGGAATTCCAAAGATACTGAGATTGATTGGACCGTTTAGAAACAAGTAATCTACATAGCGATTCGTTAGTAGTTCTTGCAACACTTCTACGTTAAATAATACAAGAAGTAAACCGACTAAACTGTACCAGGATTTTCGGAGATTTAGTTCATGGGTTCTGGTTGCCAAAAAGACAATCGGTACAATGAATATGAAGTAATGCGATAGTAAACTTTCAAAGATTTGCAAGGTTAAGAAGCGATCGTTAAATACACCTTCTGGTACAACAAACATTAAAATCGCTCCACTCATACCAGTAATTAAGAAGAAATCGCGTCCTTTTTGGATATTGAAAATTAAGTATAATGATAAGAATACTGTATTTACGTTACAGAGATAAAATGGCCAGAATGCTTCCATAAATGGTTTTCCCTGATAGACATCCACACCACGCCTTACGATATAAAATAGGAGGGTAATCCACGCTAAGATTTTGGCGTCACGAATGATACGTTCTTTGGGCTTTGATAAATATACTAAAATCAAAATGGGAATGGACGCAACCATGAGAGCTATGGAACCGATATGCACGAGTCCATAAGCAAAATCACCGGGCTCAAAGCCGGTCAGCATAAACTGTTCGATGGTGTGAATCATTTGTGCACCCCCTTACGAAATTACTGTCTTATTATACCAGTGAAACAAGGAAATGTAAATACAAGAATCGGGTTCTATCGTTTCAATATAACCCGAGCTAATGATGCTTCTACATTGCGGATATTTAGTGGTAAACAAATCATCTCATACGTACCAGGTTCAATATCTTTTAATCGTAATCCTTCAATAATAACGATATTGTTTGACAACAGAATTTTGTGGGTCGGATGTCCCTCTTGAGCTCGCTCAATACCGAGTCCATCCGTTCCTACACCACGTATCTTTTTCTCTTGTAGATAACGTGCGCCATCTTCAGTTAAGTAGGTGAAATCAAACAAGAACGATTCAGAGAAACTATTTTTTGTTTTGAATAACAGGAAATCACCTTTGTTTATATCATATTGTTGCAAATCCTGTTTGGTAATAGCTTCTTTGTTTGCCGTAAAATCAAGTACGATACACTTACCTAGCAGTACATCTAGGTTTTCCTTATTGGATGTTGCACCGTTCTCAATCATATGTAATGGATAATCTACATGGGTTCCGGTATGAAGATTTAAGGTTACATTGGTTTCGTGGTAGTTGTCGGTTTCATGTGATGCAATTGTTGTAAATGTCGGTTTCTTGATGTCAGCATTTTTGTATACTTGAATGGTTTCATCAATCGGATACGAAACATCATAAATCATCAATATTCACTCCTTTTTCACGCTTGATTTGGAACACCAAATCGGCGTAGTTTTCGTAGATACTTGGTGCTTCACTGATATTTTTGATGCCATCAAAGATAGTCCATGTTGCTTCAATTTCATCCCATCTAGTAAAGAGTGTTTTTTGTTGTTTTGATAGGTCTAACAGTAGTTTTTCATATGCTTCCGGACTATTTTTAAGGGCTAAACAAGAATGACAATAGTCTAGTGCCGCAGTAGTAATGTAATTTTCTAATCCAGGTTGTTTCACATTAAAATGGAATTCAACACCTTCGTCGGGAGCAACTTTGATAATCAATTTATTTTGATTTTCATGGGCATTTGGATAGAGTGCTAATAGTGAGTCATCATCTTTAAAATTGATGATGATTTCCGACCGTTTTTGATCGAGTTTTTTACCCGTCACAAAATAGATTGGAACGCCTTCCCATTTAGGCTGATCAATCCGTGCCTCTAAATATACAAAGGTTTCCGTGTTACTATTTGGATCAATCTTCTCGGTATCCGTGTAGCCCTTGTATTGGCCACGAAAAATAGAATCCTTGACAATTTTCAGATCATTAAAAATCGTAATTTTTTGATCCTTTATGTCTTCGCTGTCAAATGTTTTTGGTTTACTCATTGTCGTAACAGCTAGCATTTGCAATAAATGGGATTGAAACATATCCTTAAGTGCGCCGATGGTGTCATAGTAATTCCCACGAGATAATACTCCTTCGGTTTCTTTGGCCATGATGACAATATTGCGAATGGTCTTATTGTTCCAGGTATGTTCAAAGATACGGTTACCAAAGCGAACAACCAAAATGTTTTGAATCATTTCCTTACCGAGGTAATGATCAATCCGATAAATTTGTTCCTCATCTAAATAGTTCCACAGTAGTTGATTGATTTCTTTTGCAGTGGCCAAATCTTCCCCAAATGGCTTTTCAAAGACCACGCGATGATTCGCGTTACCTTGCTTTACTACAGTGGATGTTGATAGATGTGCAGCAATGACAGGAAACAACTTGGGTGGAACAGCGAGATAAATCATTCGTGTATCCATTTGATGGTCGTCCAATAACGTTGAAAAGGATGCATAATCATCAGATTGATTAACATCCATTTTTACGTATTCGATATAAGGAGACAAAAAGTCCCAATCGAGTGGTTCTGTCACTTGCTCTTTTGCTTGATCAATATAGTCTTTTGAATTGTAATCTCGACGACCTATAGCGTAGATTTTACATTCATTGGTCAACTCTTCATGTACAAGTAACTGATAAAGCGCAGGTAAGAGCTTTTTATACATTAAATTTCCCGTTGAACCAAATACAACAATCGCAGTTTGCGGCATGGAATCACCCTTTCTTGATTGCTGATTGAATCATTTTTTGTTTTAAGTCATATAATGGTTTTGATAAGTCTACATAATATTTGTGGGGATATTCAAAACGTTTAACTTCATCCCACAGTTTTTCTTTTTGATCTTTCGCGTAGGTAATGATTTCATCCAGTTCCGGTTGATCGTAAACGAGTTTTCCATTTCTGAAAATGGGTTGCAACATCGGTACTAGTTCGTAAGTATCAAATGTTTTGGATTTCCAAGGATGTTTTGGATCGAAAATGGTCAACGGTTTTGATGTATCGATTACTTCATCGTGTAACGTGATTAAATCGGCTTCGAATTTTCCGTTTTCATCAACGATTCGATAGACGTTTTTATAATGGGGTGTCGTTATTTTATCGACGTTTTCACTGATTTTAATTGTTGGTTGAATAGTCCCGTTTTTCGATATTGCTGCAAGTTTATATACGGCACCAAAAACAGGATCACTTTTTGCAGTAATTAACCGTTCACCAACCCCGAAAATATCGATTGGTGCACCTTGATTCAAGAGATCCTTGATTAAGTATTCATCCAGCGCATTACTGACAACGATATGACAATTTTCCAGTCCGGCATCGTCCAACATCTTACGCGCTTTTTTGGTTAAGTACGTTAGATCCCCAGAATCGATTCGAATTGAATAGTGATTGACACCTTTGGGTACCAACAATTCTTTAATAACTTTGATGGCGTTTGGTATCCCACTTTTCAGCGTATCATACGTGTCTACGAGTAAGGTGCAGTTGGTCGGATAAATTTCGGCATAGGTTTTAAACGCTTCATACTCGGTATCAAATAATTGGACCCAGGAATGGGCCATTGTACCAAGGGCCTTCACACCGTATAACTGATCCGCTAAAACATTACTAGTCGCGTCGATTCCACCAATGGACGCCGCCCGTGCACCTAGAACACTACTGGATGCACCATGTGCTCGTCGTGCTCCCATCTCTAAGACTAAACGGTGTTTGGCAGATTGTTTGATACGTGAGGCTTTTGTAGCAATCAGACTTTGATGGTTTACTACTTGCAAAAGATAGGTTTCCAGTAGTTGTGCCTCAATAATTGGTGCTTTAACGGTGATAATCGGTTCATAGGGAAACATGACGCTTCCTTCTAAGAAGGATTCGACATCTCCGGTGAATCGGAGGTTTCTTAGGTATTCCAAAAAGTCATCTGAAAACATATCACGGTTCCGTAAATATTCGATGTCTTCGTCGACAAAACGAAAGTTTTCAATGTGTTGAATAATCGATTCTAGTCCCGCAAAAATACTATATCCACCATTGTCTGGATTATCACGGAAGAACAAATCAAAACACACCATTTCATCTTTACGACAGCTTTTATAGTAGCCGTATGCCATGGTGAGTTCATAAAAATCAGTAAGCATTGTTAACTGTAATGATTTCATCGATTGATTACCTCTACGTGAATTCCTTCTAGGATATTGAGTGCTTGTTCATGTAAGTTGGAATCAAAGCTTGCGGTTGCTTGTGCATCGACAACAATGTGGGCATTGGGTAGTGCACTTTTGGCAATGACAGCATTGCTCAGAACACAGATATTGGAAACGAGTCCACATAGTTCAATAACCTCATAGTCCTTGGTTGCTAGATAGTTACCAAGTTCTAATGACGGAAAACTATATTTAATAAATTCGACATCGGTGTTTTCCCGTAATGCATCCACATCTTCTTGCAATGCATGACCGGTTGTTCCTTCTACGCAATGAATGACTGGTAGGTGTTGTCCTTCTTCCGTATCCAAGTAGTCCTCGGTATGGGTGTCTTTTGTAAAGATGACATCCCCTCCGTCTTGTTTTACTTGAGTAATCTTGTTAATGATGGCGTCTTTGATATTAAGGGCACCATCAAAACCAAGGGCACCATCAATAAAATCGTTTTGATAGTCGACAACAATTAAGCATTTGTTCATGGTATCACCTCGCTTCTTATTATACCACTTTCTCGAAAAATTCAGCGAATAAGTGCAAAACTAGTGATATAATAGAACATGAGTATAAGGGAGGTATATTATGGGACATTGGTGGCAAGAACAAACCGTTTATCAAGTCTATCCTCGTAGTTTCAACGATAGCAATCACGATGGCATGGGGGACATCCCTGGAATCATCGAGAAACTCGATTATTTGACAGCCCTGGGGATTGGTGTATTATGGTTATCGCCAGTATACAAATCGCCACAGAAAGACAATGGATATGACATAGCTGATTATAAAGATATTGATCCATTATTTGGAACAATGGCGGATATGGATCAATTAATCGTCGAAGCAGAAAAACGTGGTATCAAAATTGTTATGGATCTGGTCATTAACCATAATAGTGATCAACACGAATGGTTTCAAAAAAGTCGACAGCGAATTGATCCATACACCGATTATTACATTTGGCGAGATGGTAAAGATGGTGGTCCTCCAAACAATTGGACATCGTTCTTTGCCGGAGAAGCATGGCAATATGATGACATGAGAAAGCAATATTATCTTCATCTATTCGCGACTGAACAACCTGATTTAAACTATCATAATAAAGCCGTTATTGAAGAAGTAAAAGACATCATAAAATGTTGGTTGGATCGCGGTGTTCACGGCTTCCGTTGTGACGTGATTAATATCATTTTCAAATCATCACTAGAAGACGGAAAACGACAATTGGTCTTAAAAGGATTGGAACACTATCTATCCCAAGAAGGAAATCACGAGATTCTTCAAGAACTTCGGCGTGATGTCTTGGATCACTACGATTGTTTCACCGTGGGAGAAACCGTCCTTGTAACACCAAAAATGGCGCGAGACTTATGTGATCCCTCTCGCAAGGAACTCGATATGATTTTCTCGTTTGAACACATGGAGGCAGATCAATACTTCGTTAAGTGGTTTAAACGTAAATTCCAGAAAAAAGTATTCTTTGAAACCCTATCAAAATGGCAAAAGGAACTTCATTGGAATGCGAATTATTTTGAAAACCATGATCAACTGCGTAGTGTTAGTCGCTTTGGTGATGATACACGTTATTGGATGGAATCCGCAACGATGCTCGCTACCTTATTATTCTCCTTAAAAGGAACACCGTTTATCTATCAAGGTCAAGAAATCGGTATGACAAATTTTGATTTTCAATCCATGGACGATATTCAAGATGTGGAAAGTCACAATGTCTATCGATTCCTCGGACGATTTCATCTTCCTAAATGGTTGCGATGGCGGATGATCTTCAAATCATCCCGTGATAATGTTCGTACGCCAATGCAGTGGAGTGATTCGGAATACGGCGGTTTTTCAACTGTACAACCGTGGTTGAAAGTAAACAGCAATTATCACACAATCAATGTTGCAAATCAGTTTCATCAAGAAGGCACTATCTGGTCGTACTATCAAACACTGATTCATCTTAGAAATAATGATCAAACGTTGATATATGGTGACTTTGAGAAGATGTATATCGATAAACACGTCTTCATCTTCCGTCGTTACGATGAACAAGAAGCCTATATTATAGCCGTTAATTTTAGTACTAAAAAACGGACCATCTCCTACCGCGGAGATGTTCTGATTAGCAATTACAATACCACTCGCTTTAATGGTGTTTTACAACCATACGAAGCCATCATTCTGAAAGGATAACCCTATGAACAATCACTTGAAACGCAATATTTTTACCTTTGGTTTTGGAACCATTGGCCGGGATATGCTATATTCCCTTGTCAGTATGTATTTAATTGTCTACTTAACAGAAGTTTTAACATTAAGCAATGCCACCATGTGGTGGATAACCTTTATCATCGTTGGTGCCCGTGTCTTTGATGCCGTCAACGACCCCATTATGGGAACCATCGTTGATAATACCAAATCACGATGGGGAAAATTCAAACCATGGATTGCATTTGGTGCTTTGACATCCGGGTTGTTTACCATTCTCCTCTTCACGGATTTCGGTTTAACAAACGGTGCCTTTATCGCATTGTTTGCTTTGGTCTATGTCGGATGGGGTGTCGCGTTTACGACCAATGACATCTCCTATTGGGCGATGTTGCCATCGCTTAGTGTATCGCAACGAGATCGTGGTAAAATGATGGGTGTCGCTCGGATTTTTGCCAACATTGGACTCTTTAGCGTTGTCGTGGGAATCGTACCGATTACCAAAGCTTTGGAAGCTACAACCGGTAGTATGACCCAAGCATATTTCATTTTTACCATTGCGATTGTCGCGATTATGTGGGTTGGCCAATCGGTCACGTTATTTGGTGTTAAAGAACCAAAAGGATTGTTTGTTGAACAGGAGAAAACAACGTTATCTGGATTGCTTCATACCTTGCGTAATAACGATCAACTTCTTGCCTTAGCCATTGCGATGTCAGTATTTATGATTGGGTATGTCACAACCACATCCTTTGGATTATACTATTTCATCTACGCCTTTGAAGATGAAGGGATGTATTCGATCTTCGCCCTTGTCCTTGGTGTTTCGCAACTCGGTACCCTTGCCTTATTCCCATTAATCAGTAAACGATTTACCCGAGGACAATTATTTACCTTTGGTACGATATTCGTCTTTATTGGATACATCATCTTCTACTTCGCACCAATGAATATGTTGGTAATTGGTCCCGCCGGTTTATTCCTCTTTATCGGCCAAGCATTGATTCAGGTATTGATGTATTTATTCCTGGCTGACTGTATTGAGTACGGCCAATGGAAACTCGGACGACGCAATGAAGGAATCACCTTCAGTGTCCAACCATTTATTAATAAAATTGGTGGTGCAATCGCCACCGGTATTGTTGGTGCAGTGGCGATCATATCGGGAATTAATGATGCGGATGGTGATCCCAGTTTATTGCCTGCTGGTGGTGTCGAACTGTTAAAGGCATCGATGTTGATTCTTCCCCTACTGTTAATTATTGCAAGTTACATCATCTATCGTAAGCTATTTAAAATTGATGAAAAATTCTATGCGACGATGATTAAAGATTTAAAAGATCGTGGTGAACTAAACCTTTCCGATGATGACGCAGAGCGAGTTATCGAAGACAAATTTATTTAAAAAAAGCAGCTTCGGCTGCTTTTTCATTGGAATAAGAAATAGATAACAACCAGAACTCCAAGGACAATTCGGTAGTATCCAAAGACTTTGAAATCATGGTTTTTGATATAACCAAGAAGGAACTTGATGGCAATGATGGAAACGATAAATGCGGTAACCATTCCAATGGCTAGTGTAACGATTTCAACTCCGGTAAAGTTAAATCCAAACTTGTACAACTTTAAGAAGCTTGCACCAAACATCACTGGGATGGATAGGAAGAATGAAAACTCTGCGGCGACAACCCGACTACCACCAAGAATAATCCCACCAAGGATGGTGGCACCACTGCGTGATGTCCCTGGGATTAGAGATAGGACTTGAAACAGTCCAATCAAGAATGCAGTTTTATAGGATAAATCTTTCATCGATGTAATCGTTTGTTCTTTGGTTTGATGCGTGGTCTCGATGACAATAAATAATGCCCCATAAAGAATCAAGGTAATTGCGACAGTTATATAATTATATAGATGATCATTTAACCAGTCGTCAAATAATAACCCTAGTACAGCAGCAGGAATAACCCCAACGATAACTTTAAACCACGTGTCAAACGTTTGTTTCTTCTCAGAAGTAGATTTCTTGGCACTGAATGGATTTAAGCGCTCAAAATAGAGCACAACTACAGCAAGAATTGCACCTAGTTGAATCACAACCAAGAACATCTCTTTAAACGCATCAGAGGCTTGGAGTTGAATCCACTCATCGAGCAATATCATATGGCCGGTACTACTGATTGGTAACCATTCTGTAATTCCTTCAACAATACCTAGAAGGATGGTTTTTAACAGTTCAATAAATTCCATAGCAACTCCTTACAGATCAATGTGTAGTAACACGGGACAATGATCACTACCAAGAACGTGATCGAGAATGATACTATCCTGAACATAGGGGACTAATCGATTGGATACAACAAAATAATCAATCCGCCACCCAACATTTTTCTCACGAGATTTAAACATGTAACTCCACCACGAGTATTGTTCTTTTGTTGGATATAGATGACGGAAAGTATCAGTAAATCCGGCATCGAGTAGTTCGTTGAATTTGCCCCGTTCTTCATCGGTAAATCCAGCGTTTCCAATGTTGGATTTATCGTTTTTTAAATCAATTTCATTATGGGCAACATTTAAGTCCCCACAAAGAATGACAGGTTTTGACTGTGAAAGTTCCACGTAATAGGCACGGACACGATCTTCATACGTCATCCGATAGGGAATCCGGGATAAATCACGTTTGACATTGGGGACATAGGTATTCACCAGATAAAAGGAATCGTATTCTAAGGTGATGATTCGACCTTCGTCATTATAGGCCCCATCATTCAATCCATATTGGACGTGCAAGGGTTCGTGTTTGGTGTAGATCAACGTACCTGAGTACCCTTTACGATCTGCATCATTCCAAAATTCATGATAACCCTCAAAGGCAAACTCTTTCTGATGTTGTTGCATTTTTGTTTCTTGAAGACATACGAAATCCGCATCCTGTTCTTCAAAGAAAGATGCAAATCCTTTTTTCATACAAGCTCGAAGGCCATTTACATTCCATGAAATAAATTTCATACAGCCACCTCCATGGTGTCTATTATATCATAATTACGTTCCACAATACGTAACAAATCGTTCTTTGTTTGGATTTGGTTCTTGAAACTTGGGATTCACATCACGGTCATAATTATAGGGGTCTTTGTATACATCGATTAACGTTCTAAACAATTCATCATTGTCATCAAACGCAGCTTGTTCAATCGCTTGCAATACGAGATGATTACGGGGAATAACGACGGGATTTACTTGTTTCATGATGTCATGTTTGGGTTCTCGTTTGATCCATTTATCATGAAAGAGGGTCCACTCCACCATCGAAAACGGTAGCGAATCATAGTCATTGCAGGTTAACTGATAAAATGTATTGGTATAATCTACTTTATTTCGTTGCATCAGTTCCAACAGTTCATCGATCAGCTTTTTATCACTCTCTTGCATCGGAACTAATCCTAATTTCTTGGCCATATGTTCATAGTAGTATTGCGTATATAACATCTCAAATTCTGCGAGGGATTGATTGAGTAAATC
This genomic window contains:
- a CDS encoding cupin domain-containing protein, with amino-acid sequence MIVGHLEKLDGKVIESSQVQDVMMKVLVSPKEGWDGHVMRVFEVGIDGYTPKHQHPWPHINYIIDGVGSLMIDHQEYQITSGSYAYVPSDTIHQFKNVGEKPLKFICIVPEEGHK
- a CDS encoding YwaF family protein, encoding MIHTIEQFMLTGFEPGDFAYGLVHIGSIALMVASIPILILVYLSKPKERIIRDAKILAWITLLFYIVRRGVDVYQGKPFMEAFWPFYLCNVNTVFLSLYLIFNIQKGRDFFLITGMSGAILMFVVPEGVFNDRFLTLQIFESLLSHYFIFIVPIVFLATRTHELNLRKSWYSLVGLLLVLFNVEVLQELLTNRYVDYLFLNGPINLSIFGIPQVYIMFVLAVLYVYTIYIINYAALGKIRFDNGIILQHELKG
- a CDS encoding cyclase family protein; translated protein: MMIYDVSYPIDETIQVYKNADIKKPTFTTIASHETDNYHETNVTLNLHTGTHVDYPLHMIENGATSNKENLDVLLGKCIVLDFTANKEAITKQDLQQYDINKGDFLLFKTKNSFSESFLFDFTYLTEDGARYLQEKKIRGVGTDGLGIERAQEGHPTHKILLSNNIVIIEGLRLKDIEPGTYEMICLPLNIRNVEASLARVILKR
- the zwf gene encoding glucose-6-phosphate dehydrogenase is translated as MPQTAIVVFGSTGNLMYKKLLPALYQLLVHEELTNECKIYAIGRRDYNSKDYIDQAKEQVTEPLDWDFLSPYIEYVKMDVNQSDDYASFSTLLDDHQMDTRMIYLAVPPKLFPVIAAHLSTSTVVKQGNANHRVVFEKPFGEDLATAKEINQLLWNYLDEEQIYRIDHYLGKEMIQNILVVRFGNRIFEHTWNNKTIRNIVIMAKETEGVLSRGNYYDTIGALKDMFQSHLLQMLAVTTMSKPKTFDSEDIKDQKITIFNDLKIVKDSIFRGQYKGYTDTEKIDPNSNTETFVYLEARIDQPKWEGVPIYFVTGKKLDQKRSEIIINFKDDDSLLALYPNAHENQNKLIIKVAPDEGVEFHFNVKQPGLENYITTAALDYCHSCLALKNSPEAYEKLLLDLSKQQKTLFTRWDEIEATWTIFDGIKNISEAPSIYENYADLVFQIKREKGVNIDDL
- a CDS encoding nicotinate phosphoribosyltransferase yields the protein MKSLQLTMLTDFYELTMAYGYYKSCRKDEMVCFDLFFRDNPDNGGYSIFAGLESIIQHIENFRFVDEDIEYLRNRDMFSDDFLEYLRNLRFTGDVESFLEGSVMFPYEPIITVKAPIIEAQLLETYLLQVVNHQSLIATKASRIKQSAKHRLVLEMGARRAHGASSSVLGARAASIGGIDATSNVLADQLYGVKALGTMAHSWVQLFDTEYEAFKTYAEIYPTNCTLLVDTYDTLKSGIPNAIKVIKELLVPKGVNHYSIRIDSGDLTYLTKKARKMLDDAGLENCHIVVSNALDEYLIKDLLNQGAPIDIFGVGERLITAKSDPVFGAVYKLAAISKNGTIQPTIKISENVDKITTPHYKNVYRIVDENGKFEADLITLHDEVIDTSKPLTIFDPKHPWKSKTFDTYELVPMLQPIFRNGKLVYDQPELDEIITYAKDQKEKLWDEVKRFEYPHKYYVDLSKPLYDLKQKMIQSAIKKG
- a CDS encoding cysteine hydrolase family protein, which codes for MNKCLIVVDYQNDFIDGALGFDGALNIKDAIINKITQVKQDGGDVIFTKDTHTEDYLDTEEGQHLPVIHCVEGTTGHALQEDVDALRENTDVEFIKYSFPSLELGNYLATKDYEVIELCGLVSNICVLSNAVIAKSALPNAHIVVDAQATASFDSNLHEQALNILEGIHVEVINR
- a CDS encoding alpha-glucosidase; this encodes MGHWWQEQTVYQVYPRSFNDSNHDGMGDIPGIIEKLDYLTALGIGVLWLSPVYKSPQKDNGYDIADYKDIDPLFGTMADMDQLIVEAEKRGIKIVMDLVINHNSDQHEWFQKSRQRIDPYTDYYIWRDGKDGGPPNNWTSFFAGEAWQYDDMRKQYYLHLFATEQPDLNYHNKAVIEEVKDIIKCWLDRGVHGFRCDVINIIFKSSLEDGKRQLVLKGLEHYLSQEGNHEILQELRRDVLDHYDCFTVGETVLVTPKMARDLCDPSRKELDMIFSFEHMEADQYFVKWFKRKFQKKVFFETLSKWQKELHWNANYFENHDQLRSVSRFGDDTRYWMESATMLATLLFSLKGTPFIYQGQEIGMTNFDFQSMDDIQDVESHNVYRFLGRFHLPKWLRWRMIFKSSRDNVRTPMQWSDSEYGGFSTVQPWLKVNSNYHTINVANQFHQEGTIWSYYQTLIHLRNNDQTLIYGDFEKMYIDKHVFIFRRYDEQEAYIIAVNFSTKKRTISYRGDVLISNYNTTRFNGVLQPYEAIILKG
- a CDS encoding glycoside-pentoside-hexuronide (GPH):cation symporter → MKRNIFTFGFGTIGRDMLYSLVSMYLIVYLTEVLTLSNATMWWITFIIVGARVFDAVNDPIMGTIVDNTKSRWGKFKPWIAFGALTSGLFTILLFTDFGLTNGAFIALFALVYVGWGVAFTTNDISYWAMLPSLSVSQRDRGKMMGVARIFANIGLFSVVVGIVPITKALEATTGSMTQAYFIFTIAIVAIMWVGQSVTLFGVKEPKGLFVEQEKTTLSGLLHTLRNNDQLLALAIAMSVFMIGYVTTTSFGLYYFIYAFEDEGMYSIFALVLGVSQLGTLALFPLISKRFTRGQLFTFGTIFVFIGYIIFYFAPMNMLVIGPAGLFLFIGQALIQVLMYLFLADCIEYGQWKLGRRNEGITFSVQPFINKIGGAIATGIVGAVAIISGINDADGDPSLLPAGGVELLKASMLILPLLLIIASYIIYRKLFKIDEKFYATMIKDLKDRGELNLSDDDAERVIEDKFI
- a CDS encoding undecaprenyl-diphosphate phosphatase; translation: MEFIELLKTILLGIVEGITEWLPISSTGHMILLDEWIQLQASDAFKEMFLVVIQLGAILAVVVLYFERLNPFSAKKSTSEKKQTFDTWFKVIVGVIPAAVLGLLFDDWLNDHLYNYITVAITLILYGALFIVIETTHQTKEQTITSMKDLSYKTAFLIGLFQVLSLIPGTSRSGATILGGIILGGSRVVAAEFSFFLSIPVMFGASFLKLYKFGFNFTGVEIVTLAIGMVTAFIVSIIAIKFLLGYIKNHDFKVFGYYRIVLGVLVVIYFLFQ
- a CDS encoding exodeoxyribonuclease III — translated: MKFISWNVNGLRACMKKGFASFFEEQDADFVCLQETKMQQHQKEFAFEGYHEFWNDADRKGYSGTLIYTKHEPLHVQYGLNDGAYNDEGRIITLEYDSFYLVNTYVPNVKRDLSRIPYRMTYEDRVRAYYVELSQSKPVILCGDLNVAHNEIDLKNDKSNIGNAGFTDEERGKFNELLDAGFTDTFRHLYPTKEQYSWWSYMFKSREKNVGWRIDYFVVSNRLVPYVQDSIILDHVLGSDHCPVLLHIDL